Proteins co-encoded in one Stomoxys calcitrans chromosome 5, idStoCalc2.1, whole genome shotgun sequence genomic window:
- the LOC106085235 gene encoding growth arrest and DNA damage-inducible protein GADD45 alpha — protein MVVEAMQIQSYHHQQQQQTPTNPMDIAMDYSKIGRTIKSALMKAQTESRVIVGLSAAIKVLSKATEGSLFCLMAVPQAGDSATHMHEVLLEAFCYENDIYVIKVDCPIKLSRILGKTNVESCCLVQKTWTGDQTEETLNKPESLLVDFCEAHWDASENPVIQLPNV, from the coding sequence ATGGTTGTGGAAGCTATGCAGATTCAATcctatcatcatcaacaacagcaacaaactcCCACCAATCCCATGGATATTGCAATGGATTACTCTAAAATCGGACGCACCATTAAGAGTGCCCTCATGAAGGCCCAGACAGAGTCCCGTGTCATTGTGGGCCTAAGCGCCGCCATCAAGGTGCTCTCAAAGGCCACCGAAGGTTCCCTCTTCTGCTTGATGGCAGTGCCACAAGCCGGCGATTCGGCCACACACATGCATGAAGTCTTGCTGGAGGCGTTCTGCTATGAGAACGACATCTATGTGATCAAAGTCGATTGCCCCATAAAACTCAGCCGCATTCTGGGCAAGACCAATGTGGAATCCTGCTGCTTGGTACAAAAGACCTGGACTGGCGATCAAACTGAAGAAACTTTAAATAAGCCCGAATCATTGCTGGTGGACTTCTGTGAAGCCCATTGGGATGCCAGCGAAAATCCAGTGATTCAACTACCCAATGTGTGA